Sequence from the Lacerta agilis isolate rLacAgi1 chromosome 6, rLacAgi1.pri, whole genome shotgun sequence genome:
ttctttgctgCCGCAGCCGCCCTCGAAAGCGCCTCTCCTGAAAGAACAAAGGGACACCCGCCTCTCTCCCTACCTGCTGGATCCCAGTGGGCGCGGACCGGGAAGAGACGAGTGAAAGCGCCTCGTCCTCCTTCTCGCCTCCTCGGATGGATGAGATACGCTTCGCGTGCGCCAGCGCCGCCGAGTGGGAGCGTTTGAATGGAGGGAGGGCGGAGTCCGCAGGCGACGAAAGGGAGGAATAATAGCCCCTGTCCGGTCAAGGAGGAGCAAAAGCAACGGACCTTGCGCGGATTTTGCACGTGATGGGAGCTTGTGCGCCTCTGCAAAGTAGCTGCAAAAGTAGTTGCTACCCAGGGCGCAGCCGCTGCAGGAGAATGCAATTGCAGACGGCGCTCAGCCGTTTTCCCTGTCGTTTTTCAAAGCGGGTCTTTCACAAATGGGAGATAAAAGAAGCCTGGGGGAAGGGTAAGACGGGAATTGAGTTagaagtggggggaaatggtcGAGAGGAAAGGGATAGGCGTCTTTACTCACTCCCCCCTAGAAAGCCTTAGCTCCCCCCGGGGCTGGGTAGTCGAGCGAATGGGAACGCGATGCAGCGCGTCGGAGAAAAACCTCGGTCAGTCTCTCTTTGCTATTGCCATAACCCTGTCCTGGTTGCTATagaaattggtttttttaaagagaccgTTGGAAACATCAGGGAGTCGTTAGAGGATTGGCTTGTTCTAAGCTGGGATTGGCCTGTTGCTCAGGCTTTCCAAAGAAAGGGGTTTGTCTTGGCCCAGGACATTTCGGTGAAGAAGCGCTGCAAGAACAGTATGTGAGTGGCGCAGAGCAATGCGGTTATCTGTTTAGGGAAGGCTTCCTTGAAGAACTGGGAAAGGCTGCCGTAGAAGCCGCGCCAGTTACAGCGCTGGGGCAAGACGTTGGCCGATACAGGAAAGTATCAGTGTGCAAATGCTTGCAAACAAATCCTAAAATTAAAAAAGCTTATAAACCACGTGATAAAAAATAATTTCTAGGTGGTGTAAGTAAGTTATGCATTACACATAACTTACGCATATTTGCACAGATGTAAAGCCCCACAAATGGCTAGTTCTCAAAAATGGCCATAATAGTTGAAACCTTGGCTGGCATTTTCCACTCTAGATTGCATCTAAGAAAATACTCTTGCAGTCCTCCAGGCAAAGCTATTCCCTTAATACAGAAAACGGGGTGGGGGAGACATCAAGCATGAGGAGTTACTTTATGCCAGAACCTTGAGATCCACCGTCTGGCAGTAGGTGCAAAAGACAGAGAGTATGGGTTGACATCACCACCTTAAAATGTAGTGAAGTTTCTTGCCCTACAACCCcactcagatttttttttgcctgtgtataccttgggggggggggtgttgacagGGGCAAAGATGTCTACACCTAGCAAAAGatgttcacaccttggctagaagcaaggtaaagggacccctgaccattaggtccagtcgtgtccgactctggggttgcggcgctcatctctccaGTTGGTGTGaaactggtttgagaaacaacccATCAAACAATAGCATTTATTAATATAGTACAGGATACACATGCATTTTGGATAACAATGTGCGGACACGGATTAAAACCCAGTGCAGGAAATGCAGTGAGCACACTGTAAATTGCTCTGTGAACACAACCAAAcacttagaattaaagaattctgTGCTCTGGAATTTGTTAGGCGTTCCAGAGCTGAAGGGAGCCCCCAGCTCTTCAGTGCAAAAATCTACTCCTGCAAAAAAGATCTGCTAATACATCAGGTCTATCTTCTTCCTACTCTTTAACTAGCATGGCTGTTGCAAGCTAATCCTGTTAGTTTTTGAGTAAGTGGTAGTTTTCAGTTACCGGGTACATTTGCTCTTCTGTTCATGCAAACTCTACACAGCATTGCAGCGTGTTGAATGGCTGCATACAGCAGACTCAAGTGCAATAGACACAAGTGTTACAATACAAATTTTAACTAATGGCCTCAAGTCaaacaatgtttattttaaacTAGTAAGCATATGGCATCACATttttgaatattaaaaaaaagattgccgTGTGTGGTTGCAAGGCATGTGTTTTTCAGGTTTCCAAATCCCACAAGCATGATATGTTTGTATAAAAGCTAGAGTAAAAACAAAGTCAGTGTGTTTATTTCTAACAGTTTTAAAGCTGCTGTACTTGCAGCAATTTTAGCTGGATCGGTTTGAAATTTGTCTCAGCTATAGACTTCATCAGGTAGGGCATTTCAAGTTTTTTTACTTGACGAGTATCATTTTACAAGCTTATAGTGGcagaacattgttgttgttgtcaatctACTTAATGAAAGGGGCACTCCCATGCTTCTTTAAGAGCATAGCTTTAATCAGAGTTAGGGGATGTACTTCGCACAGTGTTGTTCGGTTTCACACTCTGGTTTGACACTAGCAGCCATACAGACACAACACTACCTTCTGACAAACtccaaaaaaaatcaatggaaaggTGATAGTTTTATGTACGAGGAGCAAGGATGAGGGTGTACACAGAACTTGTTCCtctagcaatttttttaaaaaacaacaataggaATGTTATGTCTGCACCTTATTTAAAGATTATCACACATTCCAGAATTCCTGCACTCAAAGTGCTTGTGATAGATTTGGCTTTTAAAAACTGCAGTGGGATGTATACTAGATTACTGAATTATTTGTAGAAAACAATTTTTTCTAGAAAGCAACCTTATTTTGGCCCAAGGAATGTTCACTGTTAGTCAACCACATGACAGCTGAGGGCGTGGCCAAAGCAAAAATGAGAATGACCACCCCAATCTTGTGCACAATTCCACCCATACCTCccagctgccttgtgggatatcttcaggagaagaaaaggctaagaagtaaaccctacgCAAATCTGGAAGTGAGTCCCTAAGACTTAAGAGTCTCTaaattggatggcaccttgtatgccccTTCTagcaagctcctgcagccaagctggtgccaagtgtattgctctgctttcctttggaccacatcagcaaggctgggaggtcttgttgtctgggcaggacctccatacacactgcttaGGCTTTGGTGCTACTAACACATCCATCTGActtcagttgttgagcttttttatgatttttaccccaggaaattaactgccacaggggccagattaaaccgactggcgggccagatttaggcccccgaaacggactttggacatgcctgtgtgTACAGACACTCCCATCgtttctcaagacagatggatgccaaccaccCCATGGTGGAGCTATGGCCAAGCTGGAGGGGAAGAGGACAGTTTGCAACTGGAGTAGAAGTCAAGGAACAGAAAATCCTTTGACCTAGAAGGAGAGATGTTCCACTGCACTATCCCTTACTAACACTGCTTTGAGAAAGTTATTATAAAAGTTGCAGTCATTTATTGCTCTTAAATGTTTAGGCTGATGTGCATATCAGAGTCTCATTGTTATTCTCTAGAAGAAGGATTGTTATTTCAAGATAAACCATTATTTGCTTATGTTTTGGTTCTCATTGTGGAATGGAAAAACTGAAAAGGCAtacctctcttccccccaccctccatctACTCCTTGctgaaaaataattaataatcTGAGCGATGAAGCGCATTCTAGTGTTTCCTTGCTGGAAAAGTGATCCCTACAAATATACACCACACAAAGTTTGTTGAGTGGAGTCACTATATTTTAATCCTACCCTGTACAAAGCATTACGCTTTAGCCCCAaaagttcttttctctctcttccccaagaGAGAAGCTGATCGAGCAGAAATTTCTTGTTTGAAGGAAATCATGATTTTCGCAGGCTTTTGGGTCACCCAGGCAAAGAGCTGATACACACAGACAGCCAGAGATGAAGGCAGCAGCTGGATTCGTAGAACATTTGAGACCTCGAGCAACTGGCAGAGAAGGTTGAAGAGGAGAGAGACCAGCAGAGTGCATATCAGCTAAGAAAGAACAGAGGAAGAAGTCATCTTTCGCATCTGCTCACGGCAGTTAACAAGATCACCATTGCACAAAACAATGAACACTGCAACAACAATGGCCATTTCCCCCATGCAACTACCGGTATGCTGAGAATGCATTCAGAAATAATGAATTAACTTGGTACTGACTCTGTAAATAAAATCAGCATCTGGACCCACCTTTCTTTAAATCCCTGCTGGGTTTAAAGCCTTGCAGAGAACTAGATAGAAACCTGTTTAATACACCTGTTAAACTGTCAGCAACCACTCAAGCCCTAAACAATGCTCAAGAGGCAACACAAGGAAAAAATTAAAGCACTGATTTTggcagtttgctgctgctgctattattgttGCAGGCCTACTGTAgcgctctctttctctttctatataaaacacacatatatatacatgtgtatatatatatatatatatatatatatacacacacacacacacacacacacacacacagtcatacctcatgttgcgtccacctcatgttgcgtcttttcgcgTAACGTcccgcggcaacccggaagtactggaacgggttacttccgggtttcgccgcatgcacagaagtgctaaaccgcgcagaagcgccaaatcacgccacacctgcgcagacgcagcacttcgAGTTGCGGGCATTTCACGTtacgaacgggcctccggaacggatctcgtctgtaacacgaggtaccactgtatgcactgAATGAAGGTATCAAAACCAGGCCCTGTGTAACATACAAGGCCACAATTGCCCTCCTTTAAAAGGTTTGCTCAAATGTGTGAATTTTGACCTGCCTTAAATCTTCAGTGCCTGGTCATATACAGCACCTTTTGCCCACCCACCCAATTCTCTACACATGCATCTGATCTTCTCTGCTATCCTTTTCATTTTGCAGACTGTTAGGCGGTGGCCTTTTTTGATCTTGAGGCTCTGGCAAAGGCTGGTAACGAGCACCAAGAAGAGCATCAAGCCTTTAGTGTCACTGGCCCAGTCCTGCAGAACACCCTGCCAAGatattcagcaggcaccttctttACCAACTTTTAAATGTctactgaaaacttttctattctgccaggctttTGCAGGTAATTAAGAGCACATTCCCTACAATGGTctgttgatgtttgtttttaatttctttttgcttttaacttgtttttaactttgtaTGATGTTTTTGATTGGTTTTATGtctttatattgttgtaaactgctgtgatatatttttatgatacagcagtatataattattttaaataaataaagaagataGAAGGGTTCAGCTTCCTTTACATGTGCGGCCTTAGACCatatttacaaacacacactttgTCATTCTTATGGCTGCCTTCATGTATAAATATACTGGTCCCATCATGGCTAGTTTTTGGCTCTCTTCCTCAGGCTAACCTACCCGCTGTGAAAATATCACTGCAGAATCAACTACGCCCCCTTCGACTTGAGATTTTTAGAAGAAGAGCAAATCAGTAGCATAGCCCTatgcttgtctactcagaagttggcaggagctgggacagagcaacaggagctcaccccgtcacggggattcgaactgccgaccttctgatcggcaagcccaagaggctcagtggtttagaccaccgccACCCACGTCcatgccaatctagcagtttgaaagcatgccagtgcaagtagaaaaataggtggtggtgcggtgagaaggtaaacggtgtttcagtgcactctggcactcgtcacagtcctctgtgcaccagtagcggtttagtcatgctggctacatgaccctgAAAACTcggtggacaaatgccagctccctcagcctgaaagcaagatgagcgccgcaaccccatagttgcctttgactggacttaaccgtccaggggtcctttacctttaaccttaaaaaggtaaatgacccctgacagttaagtccagtcgtgaacgactctggggttgcggcgctcatctcactttacaggccgagggagctgacgtttgtctgcagacagtttttccgggtcatgtggccagcatgactaagccgcttctggcgaaaccagagcagcgcacggaaatgccatttgcctttccaccggaacagtacctatttatctacttgcactttgacatgcttttgaactgctaggtgggcaggagctgggaccgagcaatgggagctcaccccattgtggggattcgaaccgccaaccttccgactggcaagctctaggctcagtgttttagaccacagcgccacccgtgtcccttttaccttactcagaaataaatccctttAGGGCTCACTTACAGTtatggatataggattgcagcctaaaaatgCATTAATAGTATCTAAAGCAATTATTCTGTAATGGTGAAGCAAACAGATAAGGGAATCACATCTTTTAGGCTGCAGTCCCTAATCTTTCCTTGtgtctcccgcccccccccccccactgcaccagTGTTCACTGCTCAACCAACTGGCTTCTATTACTGTGACTTGTGGATTTATGTAACTCTTATTGATCTCAAAAGGGGTTTATAATTCCTTTTAGCTAGCTAGCTTTGAGCACCCACCCAGAAAAGCAAACACCCAAAACAGGAAAGTAACAAGCATTTCGCAAGACTGATCCAGGTCTTAACACAGCTATCAGACCACCAAAATGTGCACACTTCATATGATCTGTTTCACCTAAAGGTGTGTTCATCATTGTGAGCTGCTAGCACTTGTACAAAAGCTTATTCTATTGAAGGAAATTTTAGGAAGCAGTTGTGGTTTTGTGAAATGGCACAGAAAAAAAATGCGAAAACCTGTGGTCGTGTACTACCCATTGCCTCTTCAGGATTGTAGGTCATTATGTAGGATGCAAACCACACAAGGGTTTAGAATTCTAATCCCAAACCTATTATTCCACGACGTGGGAAGGATTAATTTGGTACAAACTTGGTCCTTTTCATCTTCCCTACAGAAATATACTTTGAGAAGTAGACAGAGAGGGAAAAACCTTTTTGTGCTCATCTGGAAAAAAGGAGTATAACTTACCATTACTGTGTTATACAATGAATTTTTGTCCAAGCAATACTGTTTTACATTCTGGTCCAATCTGTC
This genomic interval carries:
- the ADIG gene encoding adipogenin isoform X2, with the protein product MPPSDNADGNADLGSENESRGNNSQGNMHRRASTSDIRTTLPVKKMRPKPAYLNSKEAVQIKGLSAFISDRLDQNVKQYCLDKNSLYNTVMLICTLLVSLLFNLLCQLLEVSNVLRIQLLPSSLAVCVYQLFAWVTQKPAKIMISFKQEISARSASLLGKREKRTFGAKA